The Sphingobium aromaticiconvertens genome has a segment encoding these proteins:
- a CDS encoding ABC transporter transmembrane domain-containing protein, translating to MDPQDPLKTDKTARAPLGSLAMLWQAARRYPGRIAGAALALLISSAATLAIPSGFKLVIDRGFAGGNGSDMGRWFQYLFLIVIILALATAARFYFVSWLGERVVADIRSKTQANLLAQAPRFFEDNRPSEIASRMTADTAIIDQVVGTTVSVALRNVVTGIGGLIYLFALAPKLAALLLLGIPLILLPIIGIGRKVRTLSRASQDKLADVGTITTEVLGAMRIVQSFGQESREAARFDTTVERGFATARRRIRLRAGMTAIVIALIFGSITAVMWQGAIDVAAGRLSGGSIAAFVLTGGLVAGAFGSLSEVWGDLLRGAGAASRLHELMTARPEIVAPSAPVSIPATSLSDGGGAWLRFADVRFHYPSRPDTAALNGINLDIAPGETVAVVGPSGAGKSTLIQLAQRFYDPDTGTISLNGVPLPQADPGAVRAMMAIVPQDSVIFAASARDNLRYGRWDASDADIWNAARAANAEDFLRALPNGLDTYMGEAGTRLSGGQRQRLSIARALLRDAPILLLDEATSALDAESERLVQDALTRLMAGRTTIVIAHRLATVRAATRIVVMDKGRIIEQGDHATLIAQQGLYARLARLQFQDMASA from the coding sequence ATGGACCCGCAAGACCCTTTAAAGACCGACAAGACCGCCCGTGCGCCGCTCGGCAGCCTCGCCATGTTGTGGCAGGCGGCCCGTCGCTATCCGGGGCGGATTGCGGGCGCGGCGCTGGCGCTGCTCATCTCCTCCGCCGCGACCCTCGCCATACCCAGCGGGTTCAAGCTGGTGATCGATCGGGGCTTTGCGGGCGGCAACGGCAGCGACATGGGCCGCTGGTTCCAATATCTTTTCCTGATCGTCATCATCCTGGCGCTCGCTACCGCCGCGCGTTTTTATTTCGTGTCCTGGCTGGGTGAGCGGGTCGTCGCCGACATCCGTTCAAAAACACAGGCCAATCTGCTGGCTCAGGCACCCCGTTTCTTCGAAGATAACCGTCCATCCGAGATCGCCTCGCGCATGACCGCTGACACGGCTATCATCGACCAGGTGGTAGGCACCACCGTGTCAGTCGCGCTCCGTAATGTGGTGACGGGGATCGGCGGCCTTATCTATCTGTTCGCGCTGGCGCCCAAGCTGGCCGCGTTGCTGCTGCTGGGTATCCCGCTCATCCTGCTGCCGATCATCGGCATCGGGCGGAAAGTACGCACCCTCTCCCGTGCCAGTCAGGACAAGCTGGCCGATGTCGGCACGATCACGACCGAAGTGCTGGGCGCCATGCGGATCGTCCAGTCCTTTGGCCAAGAATCGCGCGAAGCGGCCCGGTTCGACACCACGGTCGAACGCGGCTTTGCAACCGCACGACGGCGCATCCGCCTGCGCGCGGGGATGACCGCAATCGTCATCGCCCTGATCTTCGGGTCGATCACCGCAGTCATGTGGCAGGGCGCTATTGATGTCGCGGCAGGGCGCCTGTCGGGCGGCAGCATTGCAGCCTTCGTCCTGACGGGCGGACTGGTGGCCGGGGCTTTCGGCTCTCTGTCGGAAGTATGGGGCGATTTGCTGCGCGGTGCAGGCGCAGCCAGTCGCCTGCACGAGTTGATGACCGCCAGGCCGGAGATTGTCGCCCCCTCTGCGCCGGTATCAATCCCTGCCACCTCCTTGTCCGACGGCGGTGGCGCATGGCTCCGCTTTGCTGATGTGCGGTTTCACTATCCCTCTCGCCCCGACACTGCAGCGCTCAACGGCATCAATCTGGACATTGCCCCTGGCGAAACCGTTGCCGTGGTGGGACCATCCGGCGCCGGTAAATCCACGCTGATCCAGCTGGCCCAGCGCTTCTACGATCCCGATACCGGCACCATCAGCCTGAACGGCGTGCCCCTGCCACAAGCCGATCCGGGCGCCGTGCGCGCGATGATGGCGATAGTGCCGCAGGACAGTGTGATCTTTGCCGCCTCAGCCCGCGACAATCTGCGTTACGGCCGGTGGGATGCCAGTGACGCCGACATCTGGAACGCCGCGCGCGCCGCCAATGCAGAGGATTTCCTGCGGGCGCTTCCCAACGGCCTCGACACCTATATGGGCGAAGCGGGCACGCGCCTGTCCGGCGGGCAGCGCCAGCGTCTGTCGATCGCTCGCGCCCTGTTGCGCGATGCGCCGATCCTGTTGCTGGACGAGGCGACGTCCGCCCTGGACGCAGAATCCGAACGGCTGGTACAGGACGCCCTCACCCGGCTGATGGCTGGGCGCACGACCATCGTGATTGCCCACCGTCTGGCGACAGTACGTGCCGCAACCCGGATCGTGGTCATGGACAAGGGCCGGATCATCGAACAGGGCGATCATGCCACGCTCATTGCCCAACAAGGTCTCTATGCCAGGTTGGCGCGCCTGCAATTCCAGGACATGGCATCAGCCTAA
- a CDS encoding PilZ domain-containing protein — MSVEQIIIGSLTSRAAERWSVAIGVKVRRSGETWFASRISDLSVTGFRLQSFVSLSVGSDLWVMLPGFEGRRAHVLWTQAHEAGCAFEAPLHPAILDHVVRLHQEG; from the coding sequence ATGAGCGTTGAACAGATCATTATTGGATCATTGACATCGCGGGCAGCGGAGCGCTGGTCGGTGGCGATTGGCGTCAAGGTTCGCCGGTCTGGAGAAACCTGGTTCGCGAGCCGTATCTCTGACCTGTCCGTTACAGGCTTCCGCCTGCAAAGCTTCGTGAGTCTCTCCGTTGGTTCCGACTTGTGGGTGATGCTCCCGGGCTTTGAGGGGCGTCGTGCCCATGTTCTGTGGACGCAGGCTCATGAAGCAGGTTGTGCTTTCGAGGCCCCTCTGCATCCCGCTATTCTCGATCATGTGGTGCGCTTGCATCAGGAAGGCTAG
- a CDS encoding biopolymer transporter ExbD: MAMSAGSDDGEPMMEMNTTPLIDVMLVLLIMFIITIPIQTHAVKIDLPQNAPPTDSVVDPIKNKVTIDAGGVIAWNGAPIDLLTLRQYLQQSLRLPVEPELQFQPNSQTRYVVVDEVLAEVKRAGVTKLGFVGNEQYGNF, from the coding sequence ATGGCAATGAGCGCCGGTTCAGACGATGGCGAGCCGATGATGGAAATGAACACGACGCCGTTGATCGACGTCATGCTCGTGCTCCTCATCATGTTCATCATCACGATTCCGATCCAGACCCACGCGGTCAAGATCGACCTCCCGCAGAACGCGCCGCCGACCGATAGTGTCGTCGACCCGATCAAGAACAAGGTGACGATCGACGCCGGTGGCGTCATCGCCTGGAATGGCGCACCGATCGACCTGCTGACCCTGCGTCAGTATCTTCAGCAGTCGTTGCGTCTGCCGGTCGAACCGGAGCTTCAGTTCCAGCCTAACTCGCAGACCCGCTATGTGGTCGTCGACGAAGTGCTGGCCGAGGTGAAGCGCGCTGGCGTGACCAAGCTGGGCTTCGTGGGCAACGAGCAATACGGCAACTTCTGA
- a CDS encoding biopolymer transporter ExbD: protein MAMSVGGSGEEKPITDINTTPLVDVMLVLLIIFLIAVPVVLQTVDLNLPKVRFEPTTTKPENVSLSIMQGNDGSCAVYWNMTKVGSEDLLNRAVAKLEADVKKAGGVENMTPEDLPEVHIRGDINTPYRCIGGTIYTMQRAGFPKVGFISEPEPGQGTERL, encoded by the coding sequence ATGGCAATGAGCGTTGGAGGCTCCGGCGAAGAAAAGCCGATCACGGATATCAACACGACGCCGCTCGTCGACGTCATGCTGGTCCTTCTCATCATCTTCCTGATCGCCGTCCCGGTCGTTCTCCAGACGGTCGATCTTAACCTTCCGAAGGTTCGGTTCGAGCCGACCACGACGAAGCCGGAAAATGTCTCGCTGTCCATCATGCAGGGCAACGACGGCAGCTGTGCGGTCTACTGGAACATGACGAAGGTCGGTTCGGAAGACCTGCTGAATCGGGCTGTTGCAAAGCTGGAAGCGGATGTGAAGAAGGCTGGCGGTGTCGAAAACATGACGCCAGAGGATCTGCCCGAAGTGCATATTCGCGGCGACATCAACACGCCCTATCGCTGCATCGGCGGAACTATCTACACGATGCAGCGCGCTGGTTTCCCCAAGGTTGGCTTCATTTCCGAGCCGGAACCTGGCCAGGGCACCGAGCGTCTGTAA
- a CDS encoding MotA/TolQ/ExbB proton channel family protein, producing MLMSIAAAAAPKAAAANPYGLMEALEQGGVIAWTVFIILVGMSVGTFYVLFTKLIEQQKVINQYKKVRATFWRSNSLKEGAAKLEKNSAYKQIVDDGIAAQDQHAKLTDPVEAHDWLHSSLARSENAINWKLGGGLAFLATVGSTSPFVGLFGTVIGIYRALIKIGASGQASIDAVAGPVGEALIMTALGLVVAVPAVLAYNFLQRRNKAIAENLSSFSTDLLGYMVSNGAVKPVVGAAAPAQVAKPVPATPTKA from the coding sequence ATGTTGATGTCTATCGCAGCCGCTGCGGCCCCCAAGGCCGCCGCCGCCAACCCCTACGGTCTCATGGAAGCCCTCGAGCAGGGCGGCGTTATCGCCTGGACCGTTTTCATCATTCTGGTCGGCATGTCGGTCGGCACCTTTTACGTGCTGTTCACCAAGCTGATCGAGCAGCAGAAGGTCATCAACCAGTATAAGAAGGTGCGTGCGACCTTCTGGCGTTCGAACAGCCTCAAGGAAGGCGCCGCCAAGCTCGAGAAGAACAGCGCCTACAAGCAGATCGTTGACGACGGCATCGCTGCACAGGACCAGCACGCCAAGCTGACCGATCCGGTCGAAGCCCATGACTGGCTGCACAGCTCGCTCGCCCGTTCGGAGAACGCGATCAACTGGAAGCTGGGTGGCGGTCTCGCCTTCCTCGCGACCGTTGGTTCGACCTCGCCGTTCGTCGGTCTGTTCGGTACGGTTATCGGCATCTACCGCGCGCTCATCAAGATCGGTGCTTCGGGCCAGGCTTCGATCGACGCGGTTGCCGGTCCGGTCGGTGAAGCGCTGATCATGACCGCTCTTGGTCTGGTCGTCGCGGTTCCCGCCGTGCTTGCCTACAACTTCCTGCAGCGCCGTAACAAGGCGATCGCCGAGAACCTCAGCTCGTTCTCGACCGATCTGCTGGGCTACATGGTTTCCAACGGCGCGGTGAAGCCGGTCGTCGGTGCAGCCGCCCCGGCCCAGGTTGCCAAGCCAGTGCCAGCCACGCCCACCAAGGCCTGA
- a CDS encoding energy transducer TonB, translating to MAYADHSEGSSRTVSIIIVALIHAVLGYAFVSGLGMKYVKKAAEQLNVVDVKEEPPPPDEEPPPPPPDQPIEPPPVVAPPPIVQTPAPAPPIQTVRVAPPVVIQTPVAAPPPPPPPAPKQAAQKASPRGSPGSWVTDADYPSRAQREERSGTTGFRLEIGADGRVTNCTVTSSSGSPDLDAETCRLLPRRARFKAAQDENGQPMADSFSSRIVWRLPQ from the coding sequence ATGGCCTATGCTGACCACTCGGAAGGATCGAGTCGTACCGTCTCGATCATCATCGTTGCACTGATTCACGCTGTTCTTGGCTATGCCTTCGTCTCCGGTCTTGGCATGAAATATGTCAAAAAGGCGGCAGAACAGCTGAACGTTGTTGACGTTAAGGAAGAACCGCCACCACCGGACGAGGAGCCGCCACCGCCGCCGCCAGATCAGCCGATCGAGCCGCCGCCGGTTGTAGCCCCTCCGCCGATCGTGCAAACCCCGGCCCCCGCGCCACCCATCCAGACGGTGCGCGTCGCTCCGCCGGTCGTCATTCAGACGCCCGTCGCTGCGCCGCCTCCGCCACCGCCGCCCGCTCCCAAGCAGGCTGCGCAGAAGGCGTCCCCGCGTGGTTCGCCAGGCAGCTGGGTCACGGATGCTGATTATCCAAGCCGCGCCCAGCGTGAAGAGCGGTCGGGTACGACCGGTTTCCGCCTGGAAATCGGGGCTGATGGTCGCGTAACGAACTGCACGGTTACATCGTCCAGCGGTAGCCCGGACCTTGATGCTGAAACCTGTCGTCTGCTTCCCCGTCGTGCCCGCTTCAAGGCGGCGCAGGACGAAAATGGCCAGCCGATGGCTGACAGCTTCAGCAGCCGTATCGTGTGGCGTCTGCCTCAGTAA